GCGACCGAGCCGGTGTCGAGGTGGTCGCGCCCGATGACGATGGGCGCCTTGAGCTTCCCTTTCTTGACGAGGTCGTTCATGGCGAGGCCGAACTGCGCGCGTTCGCCATAACCGAGCCAGCAGATGCGCGCGGGCAATCCCTGAAACTTGATGCGCTTCTTCGCCAGCTTGATCCAGCGGTCGAGGATGCGATTGTGGGGAAAGAGTTCGAGCACCAGGTCGTCGGTGACGGCGATGTCCGCCGGGTCGCCGGAGAGTGCCACCCAGCGGAAGGGTCCGCGGCCCTCGCAGAAGAGCGGCCGGATGTATTCGGGCACGAACCCCGGAATGTCGTACGCGTTCTTCACACCACGCTGAAAGGCGAACGTCCGGATGTTGTTGCCGTAGTCAAAGGTGACGGCCCCCATCTTCTGCAAAGCGAGCATGCCCTCGACGTGGCGCGCGATCGCGTCCAGCGAGGCGTCTTCATAAGCCTTGGGATCGCGTTGGCGCAGCTTGAGCGCCTCGTCTAGCGGCATCCCATTCGGGACGTATCCGTTCAGCGGATCATGGGCGGAGGTCTGGTCGGTGAGCAGGTCAGGGACAACGCCGCGGGCGGCGAGTTCAGGAATGACGTCCGCACAATTGCCGACCAGGCCGACGGAGACGGCTTCCTTCTTGCGCACCGCGTTCTTCAGGATGCGCAACGCCTCGTCGAGCGTGTTGACCATGAAATCGCAATAGCCGGTCTTGAGGCGCTTCTTGATGCGTTCGGCGTCGACGTCGATGCCGAGGAAGGCGGCGCCGGCCATGGTGGCCGCGAGAGGTTGCGCGCCACCCATGCCGCCCATGCCTCCGGAGACGACCAGCTTGCCGCTGAGGTCGCCGCCAAAGTGCTTGTCGGCGGCGGCGGCGAAGGTCTCGAAGGTTCCCTGCACGATGCCCTGCGACCCGATGTAGATCCACGAGCCGGCGGTCATCTGGCCGTACATCATCAGTCCGGCGCGCTCGAGCTGGTTGAAG
This Acidobacteriota bacterium DNA region includes the following protein-coding sequences:
- the hutU gene encoding urocanate hydratase — encoded protein: MATITETPITASNYTPIQAPRGNVLSCKGWQQEAAMRMLMNNLDEEVGERPRDLVVYGGTGRAARSWQAYHAIVAALKDLANDETLLVQSGKPVGIFQTHDYAPRVLIANSNLVGHWSNWDTFNQLERAGLMMYGQMTAGSWIYIGSQGIVQGTFETFAAAADKHFGGDLSGKLVVSGGMGGMGGAQPLAATMAGAAFLGIDVDAERIKKRLKTGYCDFMVNTLDEALRILKNAVRKKEAVSVGLVGNCADVIPELAARGVVPDLLTDQTSAHDPLNGYVPNGMPLDEALKLRQRDPKAYEDASLDAIARHVEGMLALQKMGAVTFDYGNNIRTFAFQRGVKNAYDIPGFVPEYIRPLFCEGRGPFRWVALSGDPADIAVTDDLVLELFPHNRILDRWIKLAKKRIKFQGLPARICWLGYGERAQFGLAMNDLVKKGKLKAPIVIGRDHLDTGSVASPFRETEAMKDGSDAVADWPLLNALLNTASGASWVSIHNGGGVGIGYSLHAGQVCVADGTDAMAKRIERVLTNDPGIGIARHVDAGYDEAKDTARKKGVKIPMGG